One window from the genome of Myxococcales bacterium encodes:
- a CDS encoding ABC transporter permease subunit, whose translation MRPFDYVFGKFMGVWLLQAALYLASVTLLSIMRLGFLADLAAIRANWDMLPKAMAIGLMVTVAFAAMPLGISAIAGKRRTAMILWAVYYLVALPIIIAIGAGMELDLRPLHPVSSIKILADAWFRLIALPGGEMVKSSPTLVVAAIASLIGQAALFLGLAYWRVKQANAHGIGGA comes from the coding sequence GTGCGGCCGTTTGACTATGTCTTCGGCAAGTTCATGGGCGTCTGGCTGCTGCAGGCGGCGCTGTATCTGGCCAGCGTCACCTTGCTGTCAATCATGCGCCTAGGTTTTCTGGCCGATTTAGCGGCAATCCGTGCCAATTGGGACATGCTGCCCAAGGCGATGGCAATTGGCCTCATGGTCACCGTGGCCTTTGCCGCGATGCCACTCGGTATTTCGGCCATCGCAGGCAAACGCCGCACCGCGATGATTTTGTGGGCCGTGTACTACCTCGTGGCGCTGCCGATCATCATTGCGATTGGCGCCGGCATGGAATTAGATCTGCGTCCACTGCATCCGGTGTCGAGCATCAAGATCTTGGCGGATGCGTGGTTTCGCCTCATCGCCCTACCCGGCGGCGAAATGGTCAAGAGCTCGCCTACGTTGGTCGTCGCGGCGATTGCTTCGCTGATAGGCCAGGCCGCGCTATTTCTGGGGCTTGCCTATTGGCGCGTCAAGCAGGCCAACGCGCACGGCATTGGAGGCGCGTAA
- a CDS encoding ABC transporter ATP-binding protein has product MTIIAEAKQLSKWYGQVLGCSNIDWKCEGGIIGLLGPNGAGKSTFMKMLAGLIAPSRGTLEVCGGSPFHSAEVRRQIGYAPEHENTFDQLTALELVTVLGQLAGIASHRAGAAAREALVATGLEAAMNRQVKGFSKGMKQRTKLAGAMVHAPKFLLLDEPLTGVDPMARIDILNQVRALAAAGATVVVSTHVLTEIEALTNRILVLYQGQVLAEGDIGAIRQLIDKRPHRIRLECREPRTVAALFASAPHVVRLQFEAGAVLVETRDPNACYDLFGQAIAEHGLDVSSLTSLDNNLAAVFEYLTAGRTSSAEN; this is encoded by the coding sequence ATGACGATTATCGCTGAGGCCAAGCAGCTCTCAAAATGGTACGGCCAGGTCCTGGGCTGCTCCAATATCGATTGGAAATGCGAGGGGGGCATTATCGGGCTTTTGGGGCCCAACGGCGCGGGCAAGTCGACATTTATGAAAATGCTGGCGGGCCTGATTGCGCCGTCGCGCGGCACGCTGGAGGTTTGCGGCGGCTCGCCCTTTCACAGCGCCGAGGTGCGACGGCAAATTGGCTATGCACCCGAGCACGAAAACACCTTTGACCAGTTAACCGCGCTTGAGCTGGTTACCGTGCTCGGCCAGCTCGCGGGGATTGCCTCGCATCGCGCAGGGGCTGCGGCGCGCGAGGCGCTGGTGGCCACAGGGCTTGAGGCCGCAATGAATCGCCAGGTCAAGGGCTTTTCGAAAGGCATGAAGCAGCGGACTAAGTTGGCCGGCGCGATGGTGCATGCGCCGAAATTTTTATTGCTCGACGAGCCGCTGACCGGCGTCGACCCGATGGCGCGCATTGATATCTTGAATCAGGTGCGCGCGTTGGCCGCGGCGGGCGCAACGGTGGTGGTGTCGACGCACGTGCTAACTGAAATCGAGGCGCTTACCAACCGCATCTTGGTGCTCTATCAGGGCCAGGTGCTCGCCGAGGGGGATATTGGCGCGATCCGCCAACTCATCGACAAGCGGCCGCATCGCATTCGCCTTGAATGCCGCGAGCCGCGCACCGTGGCGGCGCTGTTCGCAAGCGCGCCGCACGTGGTGCGCCTGCAATTCGAGGCTGGCGCGGTGTTAGTCGAGACCCGCGATCCCAACGCCTGCTATGACCTCTTTGGCCAGGCAATTGCCGAGCACGGCCTCGACGTATCGTCGCTGACATCGCTCGACAACAACCTCGCAGCCGTTTTTGAATACCTAACCGCTGGGCGCACCAGCAGCGCGGAGAATTAA
- a CDS encoding ABC transporter permease, which yields MTDMTAPASPIAQNSTSTLSLPGATWLLAKLNLKLLFRGNLWWILAACGALPVLLARISESRHAAETAVASAITLLSIFTPLLVAGSVGEEVEKKTYAYLWSRPIPRTSFILGKLLAYAPFLFLVFFLSVLASTSMAASRGGGATELAPLVAGGAVAAFMLSVACALVATITPKHATGFSLFYLLFVDNVIGGIPTSIRYLSLQFQARTVMGVHEDSIVPISTSLPTSLVVGAIMLVVFWYFIVRRSQKLE from the coding sequence ATGACCGATATGACCGCCCCTGCCTCGCCTATCGCCCAAAACTCGACGTCGACGCTGTCGCTGCCAGGCGCGACGTGGCTGCTGGCCAAGCTAAACCTCAAGTTGCTGTTTCGCGGCAATCTGTGGTGGATCCTCGCGGCGTGCGGCGCCCTGCCGGTGCTGCTGGCACGCATCTCTGAATCGCGTCATGCCGCCGAAACCGCGGTGGCCTCCGCGATCACGCTGCTGAGTATCTTTACGCCGCTGCTCGTGGCGGGCTCGGTCGGCGAAGAGGTCGAAAAAAAGACGTATGCCTATCTGTGGTCGCGCCCCATTCCGCGAACCTCCTTTATTCTAGGCAAGCTGCTGGCCTATGCGCCGTTTTTGTTTCTGGTGTTTTTCCTCAGCGTGCTAGCGAGCACCAGCATGGCGGCCTCGCGCGGCGGCGGCGCCACGGAACTTGCCCCGTTGGTGGCAGGCGGTGCTGTGGCGGCGTTCATGCTGTCCGTCGCCTGTGCGCTTGTGGCGACGATTACACCTAAGCACGCCACGGGGTTTAGCTTGTTTTACTTGTTGTTTGTCGACAATGTGATCGGCGGCATCCCGACGAGCATCCGCTATCTATCGCTGCAGTTTCAAGCGCGCACGGTGATGGGCGTGCACGAGGACAGCATCGTACCGATCTCGACCTCGTTGCCAACCAGCCTCGTCGTGGGTGCCATCATGCTCGTGGTGTTTTGGTACTTTATCGTTCGGCGCAGTCAGAAGCTTGAATAA
- the rimO gene encoding 30S ribosomal protein S12 methylthiotransferase RimO, with translation MAAATPSTPASNTAAGTPQRVYFISLGCPKNQVDSEVMLGEVSQHGHTIADTAEDADVIVVNTCAFIDAAKEESIDTILEMAEHKKHGGQKLVVTGCLAQRYAADIAKDIPEIDHILGSADFSAIASIIGPGAPTPATAKPAAKGKGRRQLPVIKVSETPAYIYDATTPRVRIGKGHTAYVKIAEGCDRPCSFCIIPKLRGPQRSRSIEDIAREVTQLAGQGVKEINLIAQDLTRYGWDLEGRPTLAQLLAAIAHTDGIEWIRLHYTFPSAFSDELIDIIAKEPKIAKYIDVPLQHISDDMLKIMRRGHSSRVTRALVQTLRERIPGVVIRTTFIVGHPGETDASFEELYNFVKEAEFDHMGAFTYSVEPGTHAAELPDQVAPKIMLARQERLMELQRQISLRKNEARVGQEMDILIEGVSDESEYLLQGRWYGQAPGIDGTVYVADGTANPGDLVRARVTQGSDYDLAVTMEL, from the coding sequence ATGGCTGCCGCGACACCTTCTACCCCTGCCTCTAATACCGCCGCCGGCACGCCCCAACGCGTCTATTTCATCTCGCTTGGTTGCCCGAAAAACCAGGTCGACAGCGAGGTCATGCTCGGCGAGGTGTCGCAGCACGGCCATACCATCGCCGACACCGCGGAAGACGCCGACGTCATCGTCGTCAACACCTGCGCCTTCATCGACGCCGCCAAAGAAGAGAGCATCGACACCATCCTCGAGATGGCCGAACACAAAAAGCACGGCGGCCAAAAACTCGTCGTCACCGGCTGCCTGGCACAGCGCTACGCCGCCGACATCGCCAAGGACATTCCCGAAATCGATCACATCTTAGGCTCGGCGGATTTTTCGGCCATCGCCTCCATCATTGGCCCGGGCGCGCCAACGCCGGCCACCGCCAAACCCGCCGCCAAGGGCAAAGGCCGCCGCCAGCTGCCGGTCATCAAGGTCTCGGAGACGCCCGCGTATATCTACGACGCCACCACGCCGCGCGTGCGCATCGGCAAGGGGCACACCGCCTACGTCAAAATCGCCGAGGGCTGCGACCGCCCGTGTTCGTTCTGTATTATTCCAAAACTGCGCGGCCCACAGCGCAGCCGCAGCATCGAAGATATCGCGCGCGAAGTAACGCAGCTCGCGGGGCAGGGCGTTAAAGAAATCAACCTCATCGCGCAAGACCTCACGCGCTACGGCTGGGATCTCGAGGGCCGGCCAACGCTGGCGCAGCTGCTCGCCGCCATCGCGCACACGGACGGCATTGAGTGGATTCGTCTGCACTACACGTTTCCCAGCGCGTTTAGCGACGAACTCATCGACATCATCGCCAAAGAGCCCAAGATCGCCAAATACATCGATGTGCCGCTGCAGCACATCAGCGACGACATGCTCAAGATCATGCGCCGCGGCCACTCCAGCCGCGTCACGCGCGCCCTGGTGCAAACCCTGCGCGAGCGCATTCCGGGCGTCGTCATCCGCACCACGTTTATTGTCGGCCATCCCGGCGAAACCGACGCCTCGTTCGAAGAGCTCTACAACTTCGTCAAAGAGGCCGAGTTCGACCACATGGGCGCGTTTACCTACTCGGTCGAGCCTGGCACCCATGCCGCCGAGTTGCCGGACCAGGTCGCGCCAAAGATCATGCTAGCGCGTCAAGAACGCCTCATGGAGCTGCAGCGGCAAATCAGCCTGCGCAAAAACGAGGCGCGCGTCGGTCAAGAAATGGACATCCTCATCGAGGGCGTCTCGGACGAGTCCGAGTACTTGCTGCAAGGCCGCTGGTACGGCCAGGCGCCCGGCATCGACGGCACGGTCTACGTCGCCGACGGCACCGCCAACCCAGGCGACCTCGTGCGCGCCCGCGTCACGCAAGGCAGCGACTACGATCTGGCCGTTACCATGGAATTGTGA
- a CDS encoding MFS transporter produces MSEVSGVAADHRLTAQLRRYYAFRTLATSYLWEPIFVIFMMARGLGFAEIMWLSVLYSATIIVVDVPTGVFADRVGRRPSMMLGAATLAVAAIVAALGTSVAWFAVAEVLLAISLALCSGADSAYLYDELAAAGRKAEYVQAESRASSFHLFGTAAALVVGGALAQWHMVLPYVATALTALVAVWLAAGLPETPRRRQPQLMLVTGGDATRPSARGASAGSIAAHLRLALADVRANRRLIWLLGCSAVAFVLVLAGRYLYQPLLVARGLTPLTIGAILAAAHVLAGVVAWNGARLRRRLSEEHLLWSVLAMLALSFALFNQTHGLRVVGLVAIQAIAKGMYSPLIKPMLNREIAASERRATLLSLESIARRLAMGVFSPIVGYWGAQASTYVCGVIGFVGIALLAAYYARPGTNAGESDVTAAEAASARQRVS; encoded by the coding sequence ATGAGCGAGGTGTCGGGGGTGGCGGCGGATCATCGCTTAACCGCGCAGCTGCGGCGCTACTACGCGTTTCGCACCTTGGCGACGTCGTACCTCTGGGAGCCGATTTTCGTCATCTTCATGATGGCGCGCGGCCTCGGGTTTGCCGAGATCATGTGGCTCTCGGTGCTCTACAGCGCGACGATCATTGTCGTCGATGTGCCAACCGGCGTGTTCGCCGATCGCGTCGGCCGCAGGCCCTCGATGATGCTCGGCGCGGCCACCCTCGCGGTCGCGGCCATCGTCGCCGCCCTAGGCACCAGCGTGGCGTGGTTTGCGGTGGCCGAGGTGCTCCTCGCCATTTCGCTGGCGCTGTGCTCGGGCGCGGACTCGGCATATCTCTATGACGAGCTTGCCGCCGCCGGGCGCAAGGCCGAGTACGTCCAGGCCGAGTCGCGCGCCAGCAGCTTCCACCTCTTTGGCACCGCCGCGGCCTTGGTCGTCGGCGGCGCGCTGGCGCAATGGCACATGGTGCTGCCGTATGTCGCCACGGCGCTCACCGCGCTCGTCGCCGTATGGCTCGCGGCTGGCCTGCCCGAGACGCCGCGTCGTCGGCAGCCGCAACTCATGCTCGTCACCGGGGGTGACGCGACACGCCCCAGCGCACGGGGCGCAAGCGCCGGAAGCATCGCGGCACACTTGCGCCTCGCGCTCGCCGACGTCCGCGCCAATCGCCGCCTCATCTGGCTGCTCGGCTGTTCGGCCGTGGCCTTTGTCCTGGTGCTCGCGGGGCGCTATCTCTATCAACCGTTGCTCGTCGCACGCGGACTGACGCCCTTGACCATCGGCGCCATCTTGGCCGCGGCGCACGTGCTCGCGGGCGTCGTCGCCTGGAACGGTGCACGCCTGCGTCGCCGCCTGTCCGAAGAGCATCTGCTGTGGAGCGTGCTCGCGATGTTGGCGCTCAGCTTTGCCTTGTTCAACCAAACCCACGGCCTGCGGGTGGTCGGGCTAGTCGCCATCCAGGCGATCGCCAAGGGCATGTACTCGCCGCTGATCAAGCCCATGCTCAATCGCGAAATCGCCGCCTCCGAGCGCCGCGCCACCTTGCTCTCGCTCGAAAGCATCGCGCGCCGCCTCGCGATGGGCGTGTTTTCGCCGATCGTCGGCTACTGGGGCGCGCAGGCATCGACCTATGTCTGCGGCGTCATCGGCTTTGTCGGCATCGCCTTGCTCGCGGCTTACTATGCGCGGCCGGGGACGAATGCGGGTGAGTCGGACGTCACCGCAGCCGAGGCGGCCAGCGCTCGCCAACGCGTTTCGTAG
- a CDS encoding TlpA family protein disulfide reductase translates to MMSDGRLRQVVDVWAAALGRPVRLLAASDEPSIGAAIHRSFSWLLVAIVVAVALPDVVLAGWLAVNSGAVLGLHALLRFLQEALGATFIAYVVAWGVLWLTARAPMRASAAVAAQVVAMPVGIATIAQGIFRAVAPAAWPTHDTWIKGMVMPLQLLALIWAVVLLGAAIVIRRREPAIPPALPTARIGGHILISLVAVATITQGWQLWSRRGLLSTAAQFDAIGDLATVAADGALGPIVSRLTEEARPRGRFKVVEVWATWCGPCRASLPHVAAFASAQQDVSIVLVNIDDPREARRLLGDAAPPNLWLTFDTAQFAERLGASTLPTFAVYDQGGHLVDQWAGFDYARMMRGVSPAPTR, encoded by the coding sequence ATGATGAGCGATGGGCGTTTACGCCAGGTCGTAGACGTGTGGGCGGCGGCGCTTGGCCGGCCGGTGCGCCTGCTGGCGGCGTCGGATGAGCCATCGATCGGCGCCGCGATTCATCGCAGCTTCTCCTGGTTGCTGGTCGCGATTGTTGTCGCAGTTGCGCTACCCGACGTGGTGCTCGCGGGCTGGCTAGCGGTGAACTCCGGCGCGGTGCTCGGCCTGCACGCGTTGCTGCGGTTCTTGCAAGAGGCGCTCGGCGCGACGTTTATCGCCTACGTCGTGGCGTGGGGCGTGCTGTGGTTGACCGCGCGCGCGCCGATGCGGGCCTCGGCGGCGGTCGCGGCGCAAGTCGTCGCCATGCCAGTTGGGATCGCGACCATCGCGCAGGGAATTTTTCGCGCCGTGGCGCCCGCGGCCTGGCCGACCCATGACACCTGGATCAAGGGCATGGTGATGCCACTGCAATTGCTCGCGCTGATTTGGGCCGTCGTCTTGCTGGGAGCGGCCATCGTGATCCGACGGCGTGAGCCTGCCATCCCGCCCGCGCTACCAACGGCGCGTATCGGCGGCCACATCTTGATCTCGCTCGTCGCTGTGGCCACCATCACACAAGGATGGCAGTTGTGGAGCCGACGCGGCTTGCTCTCGACGGCCGCGCAATTCGATGCCATCGGCGATTTAGCGACGGTTGCCGCCGACGGCGCGCTGGGGCCAATCGTATCGCGGTTAACCGAAGAGGCTCGCCCCCGCGGACGCTTCAAGGTTGTTGAGGTGTGGGCCACGTGGTGTGGCCCGTGTCGGGCCTCGCTGCCACATGTCGCCGCATTTGCCTCTGCGCAGCAAGACGTTTCGATCGTCCTGGTGAATATCGATGATCCGCGCGAGGCCCGCCGGCTGCTTGGCGACGCGGCCCCGCCGAATCTATGGCTGACGTTCGACACCGCTCAATTCGCCGAGCGCCTAGGCGCCTCGACCCTGCCGACGTTCGCGGTGTACGACCAGGGAGGACATCTCGTCGACCAATGGGCCGGCTTTGACTACGCCCGCATGATGCGCGGCGTTTCGCCCGCGCCCACACGCTAG
- a CDS encoding type III pantothenate kinase, whose product MSLLAIDVGNTNTVLGLFSDGQLVAHWRVETNAKRTSDEYAVLLKSFLELGGFAAKTISAGIIASVVPPALFALEKLFSKHLGVTALIVGPGIKTGMPVLYENPREVGADRIVNAVAAYEELHQGCIIVDFGTATTWDLVTPKGEYVGGVIAPGVQISAEALYQAAAKLPRVELSRPAKVVGRNTVASMQSGLVYGYAGMVDALVDRIRAEIDFPAVCIATGGLAGLVALESRCIERTDDLLTLKGLKILYDRNQ is encoded by the coding sequence ATGAGTCTCTTGGCCATAGATGTCGGGAATACGAATACGGTTCTCGGGCTGTTTAGCGACGGCCAGCTGGTCGCGCACTGGCGGGTGGAGACCAACGCCAAGCGCACCAGCGACGAGTATGCGGTGCTGCTCAAGTCGTTTCTTGAATTGGGAGGCTTTGCGGCAAAAACGATCTCCGCCGGGATCATCGCTTCCGTGGTGCCACCGGCGTTATTTGCCCTCGAAAAGCTATTTTCCAAGCACCTAGGCGTCACCGCGCTCATCGTGGGGCCGGGGATTAAGACCGGGATGCCGGTGCTCTACGAAAATCCACGAGAGGTTGGAGCGGATCGAATTGTCAATGCCGTCGCGGCCTATGAAGAGCTGCATCAAGGTTGCATTATCGTCGATTTTGGCACCGCGACCACATGGGACTTGGTTACACCCAAGGGCGAGTATGTCGGTGGCGTGATCGCGCCCGGGGTCCAAATCAGTGCCGAGGCGCTTTATCAGGCCGCCGCCAAGCTGCCTCGCGTCGAGCTGTCGCGCCCCGCCAAGGTCGTCGGCCGCAACACCGTGGCCTCGATGCAGTCGGGGTTGGTATATGGCTACGCCGGCATGGTTGATGCCTTGGTCGACCGCATTCGCGCCGAGATTGATTTTCCCGCGGTCTGCATCGCCACCGGTGGCCTTGCTGGCCTTGTGGCGCTGGAAAGCCGCTGCATCGAGCGAACCGACGATTTGCTCACACTTAAGGGGCTCAAGATTCTCTACGATCGCAATCAATAA